A DNA window from Ignavibacteriales bacterium contains the following coding sequences:
- a CDS encoding PspC domain-containing protein: MKKLFRSQTNKKIAGICGGIGEMTDTDPTIIRLVVIVLGIATGFFPFFIGYIIAWWIVPVRGQN, from the coding sequence ATGAAAAAGCTCTTTCGATCACAAACGAACAAGAAAATTGCAGGTATTTGCGGCGGTATCGGTGAAATGACAGACACCGATCCGACCATTATTCGGCTCGTTGTCATCGTGCTTGGTATCGCGACCGGTTTCTTTCCATTCTTTATCGGTTACATCATAGCATGGTGGATTGTTCCTGTGAGAGGGCAAAACTAA
- a CDS encoding proline dehydrogenase family protein, translating into MAVLNKLITTAFPFIPKAIVGQVAKRYIAGVALSDGIHLVKELNKRTIMATMDLLGEDVKNVAEIEEVKKGILSILHSVQENRLISNVSIKPTQLGLKIDKELAHRNIKTIIEEAQKFGNFVRIDMEDATTTDDTLAIYQHLKSDGLSNTGVVIQAYLRRSEADVRALVKSGANIRLCKGIYNEAPALAYKERQEIRNNYLKLLQIILENGCYVGIATHDDYLINGAYAMIEKLGLKKEQYEFQMLLGVREKRRDQIVKDGHRLRVYVPFGEQWYAYSTRRLQENPQMAWYITKAIFIH; encoded by the coding sequence ATGGCAGTACTCAATAAGCTTATTACCACAGCATTTCCATTTATTCCAAAAGCAATTGTAGGACAAGTAGCGAAGCGTTACATCGCCGGGGTTGCCTTATCAGATGGTATTCATCTCGTTAAGGAACTTAACAAGAGAACAATAATGGCGACAATGGATCTGTTGGGCGAAGATGTGAAAAATGTCGCTGAAATCGAAGAAGTGAAAAAGGGAATTCTTTCAATTCTCCATTCTGTCCAAGAAAACAGATTAATATCCAATGTCTCTATTAAACCTACACAACTTGGCTTGAAGATCGATAAGGAACTCGCTCATCGCAATATAAAGACGATTATTGAAGAAGCACAGAAGTTTGGCAACTTCGTGCGGATTGATATGGAAGATGCAACAACAACAGACGATACTCTTGCAATCTATCAACATCTTAAGTCAGATGGATTGAGCAACACGGGTGTTGTCATTCAAGCGTACCTTCGTCGAAGCGAAGCCGATGTACGTGCTTTGGTAAAAAGCGGGGCAAATATCCGATTGTGTAAAGGAATTTACAATGAAGCGCCAGCGTTAGCGTATAAGGAACGACAGGAAATTAGGAACAATTATCTAAAGCTCCTTCAGATCATTCTTGAAAACGGTTGCTATGTCGGTATTGCTACGCATGATGATTACTTGATAAATGGTGCGTACGCAATGATTGAGAAATTGGGATTGAAAAAAGAGCAGTATGAGTTTCAGATGCTTCTCGGTGTGCGCGAAAAGCGACGCGATCAAATCGTGAAAGATGGACATCGGCTCAGAGTCTATGTCCCATTTGGTGAACAATGGTATGCCTATTCAACACGCCGGTTGCAAGAGAATCCGCAAATGGCTTGGTACATTACGAAAGCAATTTTTATTCATTGA
- a CDS encoding aminoacyl-histidine dipeptidase, protein MSNSLSGLKPELVWKYFAEISKIPRGSKNEKKISAYIVETAKKLGLEVKQDKVLNVVVSKPASKGHENVPSVCLQGHLDMVCEKNKDKVHNFEKDPLDLVVKGNFLMANGTTLGADNGIAVATNLAIMEDKSLEHGPLEFLFTVDEETGLTGANNLQPDFIKSKTLMNLDSEEEGAIYVGCSGGKNSIGTWKASYETVLPKYAPAIVKVKGLKGGHSGLEIDKGRGNSIKILNRVLLELDKLGVRISTLNGGNKSNAIPREAEAMVYIPNKKLNDASAVVSQYNSIIKDELPNVESDLAIILEEVKGKSKGKVLKKVLQKKILLTISALPHGVIKMSADIPGLVETSTNVAIICTDTKGVTLTTSQRSSVASEIDEVVHSVVSVFMLGGANVETTDGYPGWKPKMDSSILKIARTTYQSLYNKKPDVKAIHAGLECGIIGEKYPGMDMISFGPTLEGVHSPDEKIHIDTVDKFWNFLLAILKNVK, encoded by the coding sequence ATGTCGAATTCATTATCAGGTCTGAAACCAGAATTAGTATGGAAGTATTTTGCTGAAATCAGCAAGATTCCACGCGGTTCTAAGAACGAAAAGAAAATATCAGCATACATCGTTGAGACTGCAAAGAAGCTGGGGCTGGAAGTAAAACAAGATAAAGTGCTCAACGTTGTCGTCAGCAAGCCGGCCTCTAAAGGGCATGAAAATGTTCCTTCCGTGTGCTTGCAAGGTCACCTTGACATGGTGTGTGAAAAAAATAAAGACAAAGTCCATAATTTCGAGAAAGATCCGCTCGATCTCGTTGTAAAGGGCAATTTTTTGATGGCGAATGGAACGACACTCGGTGCGGATAATGGAATCGCCGTTGCGACAAATCTTGCTATTATGGAAGACAAGTCGCTTGAGCATGGTCCGCTAGAGTTCTTATTCACCGTAGACGAAGAAACGGGATTGACGGGCGCGAACAATTTGCAGCCGGATTTCATCAAAAGCAAAACGCTTATGAATCTGGACTCCGAAGAAGAGGGTGCTATTTATGTCGGCTGCTCCGGTGGAAAAAATTCTATTGGTACATGGAAAGCTTCATATGAAACTGTTCTGCCAAAATATGCTCCTGCAATCGTAAAAGTAAAAGGGTTGAAAGGCGGGCATTCGGGATTGGAAATTGATAAAGGACGCGGCAATTCAATAAAAATTCTGAATCGTGTTTTGTTGGAACTTGACAAGCTTGGTGTGCGAATTTCTACATTGAATGGCGGGAATAAAAGCAATGCAATCCCGCGAGAAGCCGAAGCTATGGTGTATATCCCGAATAAGAAATTAAATGATGCCAGCGCGGTTGTTTCCCAATACAATTCTATTATCAAAGATGAATTGCCAAATGTTGAATCTGATCTTGCAATTATTTTAGAAGAGGTAAAGGGAAAATCGAAAGGAAAAGTTTTAAAGAAAGTATTACAGAAAAAAATACTATTAACGATTTCTGCATTACCTCATGGCGTAATAAAGATGAGCGCAGATATACCGGGATTAGTAGAGACATCGACAAATGTTGCGATTATCTGCACAGATACAAAAGGTGTCACGTTAACAACAAGCCAGAGAAGTTCAGTTGCATCGGAGATTGATGAAGTTGTGCATTCGGTCGTATCTGTCTTCATGCTCGGCGGAGCAAATGTAGAAACCACAGATGGTTATCCCGGATGGAAACCAAAAATGGATTCTTCAATTTTGAAAATTGCCAGAACGACCTATCAGTCGCTTTACAACAAAAAGCCAGACGTAAAAGCAATTCACGCAGGATTAGAATGCGGCATTATTGGAGAGAAATATCCGGGTATGGATATGATTTCTTTCGGCCCAACCCTCGAAGGAGTTCATTCCCCCGACGAAAAAATTCATATCGACACAGTGGATAAATTCTGGAATTTTCTCCTCGCGATCCTGAAGAACGTAAAGTAA
- a CDS encoding glutathione peroxidase, with the protein METQPALYSFTMKTIDGNDKKLSDYKGKVLMIVNVASKCGHTPQYKGLEALYEKYKDRGFMILGFPANNFLWQEPGTDSVIKQFCTTMYGVTFDMFSKISVKGNDQHPLYHYLTEESPVPGAVKWNFQKYLVDRKGNVVEKFAPGTEPTEKELIAEVEKLVSDQ; encoded by the coding sequence ATGGAAACACAACCGGCGCTGTATTCTTTTACAATGAAGACGATTGATGGCAACGATAAAAAACTTTCAGACTACAAGGGAAAAGTACTGATGATTGTGAATGTCGCATCTAAATGCGGCCATACACCGCAGTATAAAGGACTAGAAGCACTTTATGAAAAATACAAAGACCGCGGCTTCATGATTCTCGGATTCCCGGCGAACAATTTTTTATGGCAGGAGCCAGGTACAGATTCTGTAATAAAACAGTTTTGCACAACGATGTATGGCGTAACATTCGATATGTTTTCAAAGATTAGTGTGAAAGGGAATGACCAGCATCCGCTTTACCACTATCTTACCGAAGAATCTCCGGTTCCTGGAGCTGTAAAATGGAATTTCCAAAAATATCTTGTGGATCGGAAAGGAAATGTCGTGGAAAAATTTGCGCCAGGTACAGAACCGACAGAAAAAGAATTGATCGCTGAGGTTGAAAAGCTTGTGAGCGATCAATAA
- a CDS encoding secondary thiamine-phosphate synthase enzyme YjbQ — translation MEIITEHIRAATKGNSEVVDITGQVDALLQKHSLKEGTATLFVVGSTASITTTEFEPGLKKDIPEMLERIAPSDVRYHHDDTWGDGNGHAHVRASFLGPSLVVPFASGKLLLGTWQQIVLIDFDNRARNRDIVVQFMGR, via the coding sequence ATGGAAATCATAACAGAACATATTCGAGCAGCGACCAAAGGAAACTCGGAAGTTGTCGATATTACCGGCCAGGTCGATGCGTTGCTTCAGAAGCATAGTTTGAAAGAAGGCACTGCAACACTCTTTGTCGTTGGTTCTACTGCTTCTATCACGACGACTGAATTTGAACCGGGATTAAAAAAAGATATTCCGGAAATGCTGGAACGGATTGCGCCAAGCGATGTGCGTTATCACCACGATGATACGTGGGGAGATGGAAACGGTCATGCGCATGTCAGGGCATCGTTTCTTGGTCCATCGCTCGTGGTGCCATTTGCCAGCGGTAAGTTGCTTCTTGGAACGTGGCAGCAAATTGTGTTGATAGATTTCGACAACCGAGCACGGAATCGCGACATCGTTGTTCAATTCATGGGAAGGTGA
- a CDS encoding MFS transporter, producing the protein MTDSIPSSSSYFHPSRRPYRYAVLFIVSFLTFGSYFAYDSVGAIAPTLITALGIGRESIGQMYTLYSIAAILSVFIGGLLIDRIGTRRASLLFSALVTVGALIVAVAPNIWVLYFGRFIFGWGSESLVVAQSAIFTRWFKGKELAFAFGIGLTISRLGTLFSFNTEALIAEYFKNYSAALWAAVIFCVLSLLANALYIFLDRRGERILKLQEEGGGDKIVLADIKKFRSSYWYVTLLCVTFYSAIFPFTALSTDFFNSKWGLPLTAGSEGGFFTQVFYNVIHMFSTAGGTTTIIIFASMVFAPFFGQLVDRFGKRATVMVGGSILMVPAFLTMAFTMIPPALPMIVLGAAFVMVPAAMWPSIPLIVEKNRVGTAFGLTTTIQNIGLALFPWLNGLLRDATQAYTASMVMFSMLGIVGLIFAILLLRADKREGNKLEKVDTITP; encoded by the coding sequence ATGACTGATTCAATCCCATCTTCCAGCAGTTACTTCCATCCATCGAGACGTCCATATCGATACGCAGTTTTATTTATTGTTAGTTTTCTGACCTTCGGCAGTTATTTTGCCTATGACAGCGTTGGTGCGATTGCTCCTACACTTATTACTGCGCTTGGTATAGGCCGCGAATCCATCGGGCAAATGTACACGCTCTACAGTATTGCGGCAATTCTTTCTGTGTTCATAGGCGGTTTGCTTATCGATCGGATTGGAACGCGCCGCGCTAGTCTTCTTTTTTCAGCACTTGTTACAGTCGGTGCGCTTATTGTTGCCGTAGCGCCAAACATTTGGGTTCTTTATTTTGGTCGTTTTATTTTTGGCTGGGGATCAGAATCACTGGTAGTCGCACAAAGTGCAATCTTTACCCGTTGGTTCAAAGGAAAGGAATTGGCATTTGCATTTGGCATCGGACTTACAATCAGCCGGCTCGGGACACTTTTCAGTTTCAACACAGAAGCATTGATAGCGGAATATTTTAAGAACTACAGTGCAGCCTTATGGGCAGCGGTCATTTTCTGCGTTCTGTCGCTGCTTGCGAATGCTCTTTATATATTTTTAGATCGCCGCGGTGAACGTATCCTCAAACTTCAGGAAGAAGGCGGTGGTGATAAAATTGTTCTTGCCGATATAAAGAAATTTCGTTCATCATATTGGTATGTCACGCTTCTCTGTGTCACATTCTATTCCGCAATCTTTCCATTCACAGCGCTTTCCACGGATTTTTTTAATAGTAAATGGGGATTACCGCTTACAGCCGGATCAGAAGGCGGATTCTTCACTCAAGTGTTTTACAATGTTATTCACATGTTTAGCACGGCAGGCGGTACTACCACAATCATAATATTTGCTTCTATGGTTTTTGCGCCCTTTTTCGGGCAATTGGTTGATCGTTTTGGCAAACGTGCTACGGTAATGGTCGGCGGCTCAATTCTTATGGTGCCTGCATTTCTCACAATGGCATTCACGATGATTCCCCCTGCACTTCCAATGATTGTCCTTGGAGCAGCATTTGTTATGGTTCCTGCGGCGATGTGGCCATCGATTCCGCTTATCGTGGAAAAGAATCGTGTGGGCACGGCATTTGGATTGACAACGACGATTCAAAATATAGGTCTTGCATTGTTTCCATGGCTTAACGGATTGCTGCGCGATGCGACGCAAGCATACACAGCAAGCATGGTAATGTTTTCCATGCTCGGCATTGTCGGATTGATCTTCGCTATTCTCCTCTTGCGTGCCGACAAACGCGAAGGGAATAAATTAGAAAAAGTGGATACTATTACTCCGTAA
- a CDS encoding four helix bundle protein, with protein sequence MEKSHKKLDVWLKSFELTKSIYAVTKKFPSEEKYGLVSQMRRAAVSIPSNIAEGSARQTKKDALYLFVVARGSLSELDTQIELSRSLEMINDADYQLLTNQINSVDSLLSGFIRYRRSRN encoded by the coding sequence ATGGAGAAGAGCCACAAAAAACTTGATGTTTGGCTTAAAAGTTTTGAATTGACAAAATCTATTTATGCGGTGACAAAGAAATTTCCATCTGAAGAGAAGTATGGATTGGTTTCACAAATGCGAAGGGCAGCTGTCTCAATTCCGTCAAATATTGCCGAAGGATCTGCGCGACAAACAAAAAAGGATGCATTGTATTTATTTGTTGTTGCGCGCGGCTCGCTCAGTGAACTCGATACACAAATAGAACTCTCTCGTTCCTTAGAAATGATCAATGACGCTGACTATCAGCTTTTAACAAATCAGATTAATTCTGTTGACTCATTGCTTTCAGGGTTCATCCGATATCGAAGGTCAAGGAATTGA
- a CDS encoding PhzF family phenazine biosynthesis protein, whose translation MKTYRIKIVDAFTKKPFAGNPAGVVLDANGLADSQMQLIARELNLSETAFILPATEPDANLRIRWFTTVGEVPLCGHATIASFHALAEEGMEGMRTNGQHYFRLQTKSGILAVRVEKNFYGTTIEFELPTPKFQVKKIVSDKMLHALGMYRKDVKKVLPVVTDSYLYIPVTGLKVIEKLKPEFKTLDFELTKMRMAGVCVFTLETKDKYSAVHSRFFAPNYGIDEDPVTGSANGPLGFYLHKYVLPAGYPVACHEMPDGGMEFIGEQGDDIQRAGRVKIRLRLKQNIVEDISIAGEAVTIMDSILKM comes from the coding sequence ATGAAAACTTACCGTATTAAAATTGTTGATGCATTCACAAAGAAACCGTTCGCGGGCAATCCGGCTGGAGTGGTTCTCGATGCCAATGGACTGGCTGATAGTCAAATGCAGCTGATCGCACGAGAATTAAATCTTTCAGAGACGGCGTTCATTCTTCCTGCAACAGAACCGGATGCAAATCTTCGCATTCGCTGGTTCACAACGGTCGGTGAAGTGCCTCTCTGCGGGCATGCAACAATTGCAAGCTTTCATGCTCTTGCAGAAGAGGGGATGGAAGGTATGCGCACAAACGGTCAACATTACTTTCGGCTGCAAACAAAGAGCGGAATTCTCGCTGTGCGAGTGGAGAAAAATTTCTACGGTACAACAATTGAATTCGAGTTGCCGACACCAAAATTTCAAGTCAAAAAAATAGTATCCGATAAAATGCTTCATGCGTTAGGGATGTATAGGAAAGATGTGAAAAAAGTTTTGCCTGTAGTTACTGATTCGTATCTCTATATACCGGTGACCGGACTTAAGGTTATCGAAAAACTAAAACCGGAGTTTAAAACGCTTGATTTCGAGTTAACGAAAATGCGAATGGCAGGTGTTTGTGTCTTTACTTTGGAAACAAAGGACAAATATTCCGCAGTGCATTCCCGATTCTTTGCACCAAACTACGGTATCGATGAAGACCCTGTGACAGGTTCAGCGAATGGACCTCTTGGCTTCTATCTGCATAAATATGTATTACCTGCAGGATATCCGGTTGCATGCCATGAGATGCCTGACGGTGGAATGGAATTTATTGGAGAGCAGGGAGATGACATTCAACGAGCCGGACGCGTGAAGATTCGGCTTCGACTTAAACAAAACATCGTTGAAGACATTAGTATTGCGGGCGAAGCAGTAACAATTATGGATTCAATTCTGAAGATGTAA
- the arfB gene encoding alternative ribosome rescue aminoacyl-tRNA hydrolase ArfB: MLASHIVLSHSLKIPYAELQFKTSRSGGPGGQNVNKLETRVEVLFDLANSPSLPNHIHQRLLNSLTSQLDSSGILHIVVQDTRSQWKNKQLAIERLTDLLKSALIVRKKRIATKPTHTAREVRLRTKKARSKTKQLRKVVVE, from the coding sequence ATGCTTGCATCGCATATCGTTCTCTCACACTCGCTGAAAATTCCATACGCTGAATTGCAGTTTAAAACCAGCAGAAGCGGGGGGCCGGGCGGACAGAATGTGAATAAGTTAGAAACCCGGGTCGAAGTATTATTCGATTTGGCAAATTCACCAAGCCTCCCAAATCACATCCATCAGCGCTTGCTGAACAGTCTCACTTCTCAACTTGATTCATCCGGGATATTGCATATTGTCGTGCAGGACACAAGAAGCCAATGGAAGAATAAGCAGTTAGCAATTGAACGATTGACAGATCTTCTAAAATCCGCATTGATTGTTCGTAAGAAACGAATCGCTACTAAGCCGACACACACTGCTCGTGAAGTGCGGTTACGCACAAAAAAAGCACGGAGCAAAACAAAGCAATTGCGGAAAGTTGTTGTAGAATAA
- a CDS encoding oligopeptide transporter, OPT family, which yields MADVNNGVSGKKFISYVPSNTNMKEFTIRALLIGLVMCVVLGAANAYLGLKAGMTIAATYPAAVIGMALLKIMKGSILEENFARTVGSIGESVAAGAIFTIPAFVILRIWNFTPQSMFTEYLTAVALMILGGVLGIMFVTILRRVMVEDQTLPFPESVAASEIHKAGQRGADAAISLFKAMAVGAVIKLMDGLGIFHSSNDFQVMVGRLKESFVKLGLNSDSEKILGGGITTISAPAATPAYIGVGYIIGPELGALNFAGGVLAWGLFVPLLVFFLGPQMIDKYLVSSNGDSLAAWAAITGHLYRYIVRPIAVGGMLVGACYTLWKMRKNLILGIKRGIADVKKSATATAATERTQKDLSFKVVILGITVIFALMIGLYFYFTNMILGAVLAAIVMLVTGFFFAAVSGNLVGMIGSSNNPISGLTLATTVVAALTMVVVGVNGIQGVAAVLGVAAVVCVSSAVAGEMLQDLKVGYILGGTPSKMQIGDIIGVVLAGLVMFFPLYVLHNSDLASNPLTGGFGSSNLPAPQAGLMAALSQGIVGGEMAWPLVLVGIALGISLILIKVKSPMLFSVGMYLPLETTFAIFIGGLIRGHVDKRASKRGYNEAQKARVENAGILSASGLIAGEALMGLFIATVVFAKDQMGLEAKFWTLEMFQSIASWLAIPIFAILALYLIYIPLSKAGRADEPAPPTAMM from the coding sequence ATGGCAGATGTGAATAATGGAGTAAGCGGTAAGAAATTTATTTCATATGTTCCGTCGAACACCAATATGAAAGAATTTACAATCAGAGCACTGCTCATCGGTTTAGTGATGTGCGTTGTGCTGGGTGCGGCAAATGCGTACCTCGGTTTAAAAGCAGGAATGACAATTGCGGCAACATATCCTGCGGCAGTGATTGGGATGGCGCTGTTGAAAATTATGAAAGGATCCATTCTTGAAGAAAATTTTGCAAGAACAGTCGGTTCCATTGGTGAGTCGGTAGCCGCGGGCGCAATTTTTACTATTCCGGCATTTGTTATTTTACGCATTTGGAATTTTACACCGCAGAGTATGTTCACAGAGTATCTGACTGCCGTTGCGCTGATGATTCTGGGCGGTGTGCTTGGAATCATGTTTGTAACAATTCTTCGGCGTGTCATGGTGGAAGATCAGACGTTGCCGTTTCCAGAATCCGTTGCAGCCTCGGAAATTCACAAAGCAGGTCAGCGCGGTGCCGATGCCGCGATTTCGCTTTTTAAAGCAATGGCAGTCGGCGCAGTCATTAAATTGATGGATGGTTTGGGAATATTTCATTCCTCGAATGATTTTCAAGTGATGGTCGGACGGTTGAAAGAATCTTTCGTAAAACTTGGCTTGAACTCCGACTCTGAAAAAATTCTTGGCGGCGGTATCACGACAATTTCCGCTCCTGCGGCAACACCGGCCTATATTGGCGTTGGCTATATCATCGGACCGGAACTTGGTGCTTTAAATTTCGCCGGTGGTGTTTTAGCATGGGGATTGTTTGTCCCATTGCTCGTCTTCTTCCTCGGCCCGCAAATGATTGATAAGTATCTCGTTTCCAGCAATGGAGATTCTCTTGCAGCATGGGCTGCAATTACCGGACATTTGTACCGTTACATTGTACGCCCAATTGCAGTTGGTGGAATGCTCGTCGGTGCGTGCTATACACTTTGGAAAATGCGGAAGAATTTGATTCTCGGTATTAAACGCGGTATTGCCGATGTAAAGAAATCTGCAACGGCAACAGCCGCAACCGAGCGCACTCAGAAAGATTTATCGTTCAAGGTTGTCATCCTTGGTATAACAGTAATTTTCGCACTGATGATTGGGTTGTATTTTTATTTTACAAATATGATTCTTGGTGCCGTCCTTGCTGCAATTGTGATGTTGGTGACAGGTTTCTTCTTCGCTGCTGTTTCTGGAAATTTGGTCGGAATGATTGGTTCATCGAATAATCCTATTTCTGGATTAACTCTTGCAACAACTGTTGTTGCCGCACTGACAATGGTGGTGGTCGGTGTCAACGGTATACAAGGCGTTGCTGCAGTCCTTGGTGTTGCAGCTGTTGTCTGTGTATCGTCAGCGGTAGCAGGCGAGATGCTGCAAGATCTTAAAGTTGGTTATATTCTCGGCGGCACTCCATCGAAAATGCAGATAGGCGACATAATTGGGGTTGTACTTGCGGGACTTGTGATGTTCTTTCCGTTGTACGTTCTTCACAATTCGGATTTAGCAAGTAATCCTTTAACCGGTGGGTTTGGTTCCAGTAATCTTCCTGCACCGCAAGCTGGGCTTATGGCGGCTCTATCACAAGGAATTGTCGGCGGTGAAATGGCTTGGCCGTTAGTTCTTGTCGGTATCGCATTAGGAATATCATTGATCCTGATAAAAGTGAAAAGTCCGATGTTGTTTTCGGTTGGAATGTATCTTCCGCTTGAAACGACATTCGCAATATTCATCGGAGGGTTGATTCGCGGACATGTTGATAAACGAGCATCTAAACGCGGCTACAATGAGGCTCAAAAAGCACGAGTTGAAAACGCTGGTATTTTGTCGGCTTCGGGATTAATTGCGGGTGAAGCATTAATGGGATTGTTTATTGCAACTGTAGTCTTTGCCAAAGATCAGATGGGTCTTGAAGCGAAGTTCTGGACACTCGAGATGTTTCAGTCCATTGCATCGTGGCTGGCGATTCCGATTTTTGCAATCCTTGCTTTGTATTTAATTTACATCCCGCTTTCAAAAGCAGGCAGGGCAGATGAACCTGCACCGCCTACAGCGATGATGTAG
- a CDS encoding DUF4905 domain-containing protein: protein MASLIPLFKEKQLKPAWIFDAGALIWRIFFTSNNLIIGETRNQETKSTSFFCIDIHSGKPLWQHIGFDEPWWIGIEAVHEKWMILHGFVRPDMPEHRGIRVIDIPSGKLLWRNDTLAFWFIDHETLYAHKYLFEKHLGCELDINTGTLLHEHSDTLDLLQELRQKVTQKESEHQQDVVFPEVFDENEADAALRKIVQRLTEGKALEGWIEYISHRGILIVSQYRRIQNQSDSSLLNNLLAVCDLKTEKTLYSDVIAQGLKTPSPNSFFIKDDLLIFIKHQTTLIALQPWKS from the coding sequence ATGGCTTCTCTTATCCCATTATTTAAAGAAAAACAGCTGAAACCGGCATGGATTTTCGATGCCGGCGCATTAATTTGGCGAATATTTTTCACTTCAAATAATCTCATTATTGGTGAAACACGTAATCAAGAAACGAAATCGACAAGTTTCTTTTGCATTGACATACATTCCGGGAAACCTTTGTGGCAACATATTGGGTTTGATGAACCATGGTGGATTGGAATTGAAGCAGTGCATGAGAAATGGATGATTTTGCATGGATTTGTCAGGCCGGATATGCCGGAACATCGCGGCATTCGTGTTATTGACATTCCATCAGGCAAACTTCTCTGGAGAAACGATACTCTTGCGTTCTGGTTCATCGATCATGAAACACTCTACGCGCATAAATATCTCTTTGAAAAACATCTCGGCTGCGAACTTGACATCAACACGGGAACATTATTACATGAGCACTCCGACACTCTTGATCTGTTGCAGGAACTTCGACAAAAAGTAACGCAAAAAGAATCAGAGCATCAGCAGGATGTAGTATTCCCTGAAGTATTTGATGAGAATGAAGCAGACGCAGCACTCAGGAAAATCGTTCAACGATTGACGGAAGGTAAGGCACTTGAAGGCTGGATTGAATATATTTCACATCGCGGAATTCTTATCGTAAGTCAATATCGCCGAATACAAAATCAATCAGATTCGTCATTGCTGAATAATCTCCTGGCAGTTTGTGATTTAAAAACAGAAAAGACGCTTTACAGTGACGTTATCGCTCAAGGCTTGAAGACGCCGAGCCCGAACTCGTTTTTCATTAAAGACGACTTATTAATTTTCATCAAGCATCAAACTACATTAATAGCGCTGCAGCCATGGAAATCATAA